In one Spirosoma rigui genomic region, the following are encoded:
- a CDS encoding alpha/beta fold hydrolase: MQTFLRVLRWTLLTLVVLAVGTVIVAWFVDQRQSDEQLVNEFRDQRIRPSIHRYRVADPSGESEPRTIRFMETNAPGDSALPVVLFVHGAPSSLSFFNAFFKDTALLSRARLVAVDRPGYGYSDFGWVERSIVRQAKFLQPLIDRYRKAPFLMVVGSSYGGSVSARLAMNNPDRVNHVVFVSSALGPGLERTYPISYFADSPLVRWGVPTLLRLANDEKLAHRKALEAILPDWYRIKANITMLHGQRDELVYPTNVSFARKQLVNARVKQFLLPENRHDIVFNKRQYMTDILLNILNNYHLKETSTIKSIAER, translated from the coding sequence ATGCAAACATTTCTTCGCGTCCTTCGCTGGACTTTGTTGACACTGGTCGTATTGGCAGTTGGTACGGTGATCGTTGCCTGGTTCGTAGATCAGCGTCAGTCTGATGAGCAGTTAGTGAACGAATTCCGGGACCAGCGTATCCGCCCGTCCATCCACCGCTACCGGGTAGCCGATCCGAGTGGTGAGTCGGAGCCGCGCACCATTCGTTTTATGGAAACAAACGCGCCGGGCGATTCTGCCCTGCCCGTGGTGCTGTTTGTGCACGGAGCACCCAGCTCGCTGTCGTTTTTTAACGCCTTTTTCAAGGACACGGCTTTGTTGAGCCGGGCGCGGCTGGTGGCCGTTGACCGGCCGGGGTATGGTTATTCCGACTTTGGCTGGGTTGAACGCTCGATCGTACGGCAGGCCAAGTTTCTGCAGCCGCTGATCGACCGCTACCGGAAAGCGCCCTTCCTGATGGTTGTCGGCTCTTCCTACGGCGGGTCGGTATCGGCGCGGCTGGCCATGAACAACCCCGACCGAGTGAACCACGTTGTTTTTGTTTCGTCGGCGCTTGGCCCCGGTCTGGAGCGTACCTACCCGATCAGTTATTTCGCCGATAGCCCGTTGGTCCGGTGGGGTGTTCCTACGTTGCTGCGTTTAGCGAACGACGAAAAGTTAGCCCACCGGAAAGCGCTGGAAGCCATTCTGCCCGATTGGTACCGGATTAAAGCAAACATCACCATGCTGCATGGCCAGCGCGACGAACTGGTGTACCCTACTAACGTATCCTTTGCCCGCAAACAGCTCGTCAACGCCCGCGTGAAGCAGTTTCTCTTGCCCGAAAACCGTCATGATATCGTATTCAACAAGCGGCAGTATATGACCGACATACTGCTCAACATCCTCAATAACTACCACCTCAAGGAAACATCGACCATCAAGTCGATAGCGGAGCGGTAG
- a CDS encoding MOSC domain-containing protein encodes MTLSDLRLYPIKSLGGISVTEAVVDEKGFRYDRRFMLVTPSGTFITQRTNHHMALIDVAIDRPGEPEAGLRVWHRHRPDDVLSLPLTVAPEAYGETMSVTIWDSEDVPATLVSPDADAWFSRALDKPCRLVFMPDTTRRTVDPDYARHDDQGRPSVVSFADGYPYLLIGQSSLDDLNQRLAAPIEMLRFRPNIIVSGSTPYDEDAWQTFTIGAMSFYGVKPCARCVLTTIDPATGQQGREPLHTLATYRRWKHKILFGQNVLPGSAAGGILRVGDPVTVISRVTPWLSPPKLV; translated from the coding sequence ATGACCCTCTCCGACCTTCGTCTGTATCCCATCAAATCGCTGGGCGGCATCTCGGTGACCGAAGCCGTAGTCGATGAAAAAGGTTTTCGCTACGACCGGCGATTCATGCTCGTGACTCCGTCCGGTACGTTTATTACCCAGCGTACCAACCACCACATGGCGCTGATCGACGTAGCGATCGATCGGCCCGGCGAGCCGGAGGCCGGTCTGCGGGTATGGCATCGGCACCGGCCCGACGATGTGCTGTCCCTCCCACTGACCGTAGCACCCGAAGCGTATGGCGAAACGATGTCCGTAACGATCTGGGACAGTGAAGACGTGCCGGCAACGCTTGTTAGCCCCGACGCCGACGCGTGGTTTTCGCGGGCGCTGGACAAACCCTGCCGACTGGTGTTCATGCCCGACACGACCCGCCGGACTGTTGACCCTGACTACGCGCGTCACGACGACCAGGGGCGTCCATCGGTGGTGAGTTTTGCCGATGGATACCCATATTTGCTCATTGGCCAGTCCTCCCTCGATGACCTCAACCAGCGCCTGGCAGCCCCCATTGAGATGCTTCGGTTTCGGCCCAATATCATCGTTAGCGGCAGTACACCTTACGACGAAGATGCCTGGCAGACGTTCACGATTGGCGCGATGTCGTTCTACGGCGTCAAGCCCTGCGCTCGCTGCGTGTTGACAACTATTGATCCGGCCACGGGCCAGCAGGGGCGTGAACCACTGCATACGCTGGCTACCTATCGCCGGTGGAAACATAAAATCCTGTTTGGTCAAAATGTGCTGCCCGGTTCAGCTGCAGGGGGTATACTGCGCGTTGGTGATCCGGTAACGGTTATTAGCCGGGTTACTCCCTGGCTGTCTCCACCCAAACTGGTTTAA
- a CDS encoding GLPGLI family protein → MHRFINLFLFALITTASLGQKTEGVVNYERRSSWIKIISRMSFLSQEEKDRAAQTWKNDDEFKEKMKLVFNANESLYTYASEQGETEDGNYSWRNSELKLYRNFEKERKTEMIEMLGKTYIVEDSLHTPVWKIGNQIKDIAGYICMRADTEDPIKKQKITAWFAQDIPVPGGPERYSGLPGMILELSLNDGDVVIEAKSVTFRTVTADELKLPKLKGKKIDDTAYDAIIRQHIAESIVAHRNPYWSIRY, encoded by the coding sequence ATGCATCGTTTTATCAACTTATTCCTGTTCGCACTGATCACTACTGCATCGCTGGGACAGAAAACAGAGGGCGTCGTGAACTACGAACGCCGATCATCCTGGATCAAAATCATCAGCCGGATGAGTTTCCTGAGCCAGGAAGAGAAAGACCGGGCGGCACAGACCTGGAAAAACGACGATGAGTTCAAAGAGAAGATGAAACTGGTCTTCAACGCCAACGAAAGTCTTTACACCTATGCCAGCGAGCAGGGCGAAACCGAAGATGGGAATTACTCCTGGCGTAACTCCGAACTTAAACTATACCGCAACTTTGAGAAAGAGCGAAAAACGGAAATGATCGAGATGTTAGGCAAAACCTATATTGTCGAGGATTCTCTGCACACGCCCGTCTGGAAAATTGGCAACCAGATCAAGGATATTGCGGGCTATATCTGCATGCGGGCCGATACCGAAGATCCCATTAAGAAACAGAAAATCACCGCCTGGTTCGCGCAGGATATTCCCGTGCCGGGTGGCCCAGAGCGGTACAGCGGGTTGCCGGGTATGATTCTCGAACTGAGTCTCAACGATGGCGATGTCGTGATCGAAGCCAAGAGTGTTACCTTCCGCACCGTCACCGCCGATGAACTGAAGCTTCCCAAACTGAAAGGAAAGAAAATTGACGATACGGCGTATGACGCCATTATTCGTCAGCACATTGCCGAAAGCATAGTCGCTCACCGTAATCCGTACTGGTCGATACGGTACTGA
- a CDS encoding PAS domain-containing protein, whose protein sequence is MLSSESYVELIKSGYSRSQQDGNRPYPVACYEIFMLSQAQERAKRQEAGLFEQLSTIFDWDMSRKRRSVYLKKLRTGSTLVLTDLTKTILWTSQSFLTMTGFTRAESIGQTPAFLQGPGTDRTTLTTVRDALRRADPVKAELLNYRKNGETYLCQVAIDPLFNNLGELTHFLAVEHEIK, encoded by the coding sequence ATGCTGTCATCTGAGTCATATGTTGAGTTAATCAAAAGCGGATACAGTCGGTCGCAGCAGGACGGCAATCGGCCGTATCCCGTTGCCTGTTACGAAATTTTCATGCTTAGTCAGGCGCAGGAACGCGCTAAACGGCAGGAAGCCGGACTCTTCGAGCAACTCAGTACTATTTTCGACTGGGATATGAGCCGTAAAAGACGCAGTGTGTACCTGAAGAAACTCCGCACGGGTTCAACCCTTGTACTGACTGATTTGACAAAAACTATTTTGTGGACGAGTCAGAGTTTTCTGACCATGACGGGCTTTACCCGGGCCGAATCCATTGGGCAGACGCCCGCTTTTCTGCAGGGGCCCGGAACCGACCGCACTACGCTGACAACGGTTCGGGATGCCCTTCGCCGGGCCGATCCGGTGAAAGCCGAACTGCTGAACTACCGCAAAAATGGCGAAACGTACCTGTGCCAGGTGGCTATCGATCCGCTGTTCAATAATCTGGGTGAACTCACTCATTTCCTGGCTGTCGAGCACGAAATCAAATAA
- a CDS encoding arginine-tRNA-protein transferase, translating into MRGRELDLCLSMGYFRMQQDVFTCRFVPFEDKLCPVHWLRLVLANVTFGKEQLRLLRINEKFSVTVKPFRFTDEINALYALYRDAITFDAPESVESCLTDGTPYTAFDTYAIEVRDGDTLIAVGIFDNGAVSIAGIMNFYHPAYRKYSLGKYLMLQKINFARQQQKAYYYPGYLVSNYPKFDYKLFACEAATEVFDANRGRWYPFSWPTVTFLSADLLEGN; encoded by the coding sequence ATGAGAGGACGTGAGTTAGACCTATGCCTGAGTATGGGGTATTTCCGGATGCAGCAGGATGTGTTCACCTGTCGGTTTGTTCCCTTTGAAGACAAGCTTTGTCCCGTTCACTGGCTGCGGCTTGTGCTGGCGAACGTAACGTTCGGGAAAGAACAACTCCGGCTGCTGCGGATCAATGAGAAGTTTTCGGTAACCGTGAAGCCGTTTCGCTTTACCGACGAAATCAATGCGTTGTATGCCCTTTATCGGGATGCCATTACGTTCGATGCACCCGAGTCGGTCGAGTCTTGCCTGACGGACGGAACGCCCTACACGGCTTTCGATACCTACGCGATTGAGGTGCGCGATGGTGATACGCTCATTGCCGTCGGCATTTTTGACAACGGTGCCGTGAGTATTGCCGGCATCATGAATTTTTACCACCCAGCCTATCGTAAATACAGTCTGGGGAAATACCTGATGCTGCAAAAGATCAACTTTGCCCGTCAGCAGCAGAAAGCCTATTACTACCCCGGTTACCTGGTGAGCAACTACCCCAAATTTGATTACAAATTGTTTGCCTGCGAAGCCGCCACTGAAGTGTTCGACGCCAACCGGGGCCGGTGGTACCCGTTCTCCTGGCCAACCGTAACGTTTCTTTCGGCCGATCTGCTGGAGGGGAATTAG
- a CDS encoding UbiA prenyltransferase family protein, with protein sequence MLTSVRNVYYLSFPVVMGAVLSNRIAARLSDVVPVHWATPIVLALVVFIIYTADRLLDIRRPDRPPTARHRFHHRHADLLWRVVAGAAGLGLVLTFFLPPAIIKFGLVLGGVCVAYVSAVYRLPSRHPALLLKEPLVAILYSAGIWGSVWVQRPTVRSIELAEALMFLGIAFQNLILFDVMEKKEMTAAGETRKPPFSLATEWGEERCAILLRWLALTIIAAGFALCFFTDDRFAQRSAIMMALMSLTLYGIQRYPAYFLKHERYRWLGDGVFWFPALVL encoded by the coding sequence TTGCTTACATCTGTCCGAAACGTCTATTATTTGAGTTTCCCCGTTGTCATGGGGGCTGTTCTCTCCAACCGTATAGCCGCGCGGCTGTCCGACGTAGTACCTGTCCACTGGGCTACCCCCATTGTGCTGGCACTGGTGGTGTTCATCATTTATACCGCGGACCGACTTCTGGATATTCGCCGACCCGACCGGCCCCCCACGGCCCGGCATCGGTTTCACCATCGGCACGCTGATCTGCTCTGGCGAGTGGTAGCAGGAGCCGCGGGGCTTGGCCTTGTTCTCACGTTTTTTCTGCCCCCTGCCATCATCAAATTTGGTCTGGTGCTGGGTGGGGTCTGCGTGGCCTACGTGAGCGCTGTTTACCGGCTACCATCCCGGCATCCGGCGCTGCTGCTAAAAGAACCGCTGGTTGCCATTCTCTATTCGGCCGGAATCTGGGGGAGCGTGTGGGTGCAGCGACCGACCGTACGCTCAATCGAACTAGCCGAGGCACTCATGTTCCTGGGTATCGCCTTTCAGAACCTGATCCTGTTTGATGTGATGGAGAAGAAAGAGATGACCGCTGCGGGCGAAACCCGAAAACCACCTTTTTCCTTGGCTACGGAGTGGGGTGAGGAACGCTGCGCAATACTGCTGCGCTGGCTCGCCCTCACCATCATAGCCGCTGGCTTCGCCCTATGTTTTTTCACCGACGATCGCTTTGCCCAGCGCTCGGCTATCATGATGGCCCTGATGAGCCTGACCCTCTACGGCATCCAACGCTACCCGGCCTATTTTCTTAAGCACGAACGATACCGCTGGCTCGGCGATGGCGTCTTCTGGTTTCCGGCCCTGGTGCTGTAG
- a CDS encoding acyltransferase family protein produces the protein MDHRSASVDAFRLLAACLVFFCHSIYTSQASLLTLLGLLGRWIIPFFFLVSGYYFQKSYTRQPRYAFSKIAKGLLAVTLFVNLFYLAFIGLVEGSLVTIANHFTLLVGTYFHLWFLTSMMLGYIVLWFLLTFGLERLMPNVAAVFLLLILSLAPYNTLFGLSPHPMYARSLLSIPFLCIGFLIARHALDTTVSTAVSWLLIGVGIGIQIAESRWLASHGSDPLKVNFLGGTLLLSAGMFLLSLQVSMANQNWLSYYGRRYSFSLYLYHPVVNYFLYEAYKTSTLGAIIYWMSPLLALATMLLLLIGVDKFAPPLFRILNGDFSQPRLVRKPG, from the coding sequence ATGGATCACCGTAGTGCAAGCGTTGATGCGTTTCGATTATTAGCCGCCTGCTTGGTTTTCTTCTGTCATAGTATTTACACCAGCCAGGCGTCGCTCCTGACGCTGCTTGGGTTGCTGGGCCGGTGGATTATTCCGTTCTTTTTTCTGGTCAGTGGCTACTATTTCCAGAAAAGTTATACGCGCCAGCCCCGATACGCTTTCAGCAAGATTGCGAAGGGCCTGCTGGCTGTTACCCTGTTTGTCAACCTGTTTTACCTGGCTTTTATTGGTCTCGTTGAGGGGTCGCTGGTGACGATTGCCAACCACTTTACGCTCTTGGTAGGGACTTATTTCCACCTCTGGTTTCTAACATCCATGATGCTGGGGTACATCGTCCTGTGGTTTTTACTGACGTTTGGCCTGGAGCGGCTCATGCCAAACGTTGCAGCCGTTTTCCTGCTGCTCATTCTCAGTTTAGCACCCTACAATACATTATTCGGCCTGAGTCCCCACCCTATGTATGCCCGATCGCTGTTGTCGATACCGTTTTTATGCATTGGTTTCCTGATCGCCAGGCATGCCCTGGACACCACCGTGTCAACGGCTGTCTCGTGGCTGCTGATCGGTGTTGGTATTGGTATCCAGATCGCGGAAAGCCGATGGCTTGCCAGTCACGGCAGTGATCCGCTGAAAGTAAATTTTCTGGGCGGAACCCTGCTGCTTTCCGCAGGCATGTTCCTGCTGTCGCTGCAGGTATCAATGGCCAACCAAAACTGGCTCAGCTACTACGGCCGACGCTATTCGTTCTCGCTCTACCTGTATCATCCCGTCGTCAACTATTTCCTCTACGAAGCCTATAAAACCAGCACGCTCGGCGCTATTATTTACTGGATGAGTCCCTTGCTTGCTCTTGCCACGATGCTCCTCTTACTCATTGGCGTAGACAAATTTGCTCCGCCCTTATTTCGCATCTTGAATGGCGATTTCAGTCAGCCCCGGCTGGTGAGAAAGCCCGGATAA
- the tsaD gene encoding tRNA (adenosine(37)-N6)-threonylcarbamoyltransferase complex transferase subunit TsaD, protein MTILAIESSCDETSAAILRDGRMLSNIIATQLIHEQYGGVVPELASRAHQQHILPVVERALADAKVGKTDLSAIAFTRGPGLLGSLLVGTSFAKAMALGLNIPLIEVNHMQAHVLAHFIEDPKPAFPFLCLTVSGGHTQIVRVDGPLDMAVIGQTQDDAVGEAFDKSAKLLGLPYPGGPLIDKYAKDGNPLAYRFPMGDMPELNFSFSGIKTAILYFLRDNTKVNPDFVAQHLPDICASIQHTLVQMLLTKLKKAARETGIRDIAIAGGVSANSGLRSALTRMGTELDWNVYVPRFEYCTDNAAMIAMAAQFKYEQGDFTPQTVSPIPRMSF, encoded by the coding sequence GTGACTATTTTAGCCATTGAATCTTCCTGCGACGAAACATCAGCCGCTATTCTACGCGACGGCCGGATGTTGTCGAACATCATTGCCACTCAGTTGATTCACGAACAGTATGGGGGTGTGGTGCCTGAACTGGCCTCACGGGCGCATCAGCAGCACATTTTACCCGTTGTAGAGCGGGCCCTGGCCGACGCAAAGGTAGGAAAAACGGACCTATCGGCGATTGCTTTCACCCGGGGACCGGGCTTGCTGGGTTCACTGCTGGTGGGTACATCGTTTGCCAAAGCCATGGCGCTGGGCCTCAACATTCCGCTTATTGAGGTCAATCACATGCAGGCCCACGTACTGGCTCATTTCATTGAAGACCCCAAACCGGCCTTCCCGTTTTTGTGCCTTACCGTAAGCGGAGGTCATACCCAGATCGTGCGCGTCGACGGGCCGCTCGACATGGCCGTCATTGGTCAGACGCAGGACGATGCCGTGGGCGAAGCGTTCGACAAGTCGGCGAAACTGCTGGGCCTGCCCTACCCCGGCGGGCCCCTTATCGACAAATACGCCAAAGACGGCAATCCGCTGGCCTACCGCTTCCCGATGGGTGACATGCCGGAGCTGAATTTTTCGTTCAGTGGCATCAAAACAGCCATTCTCTACTTCCTGCGCGACAACACGAAGGTAAACCCCGACTTTGTTGCGCAGCACCTGCCCGACATCTGCGCCAGTATTCAGCACACGCTGGTACAGATGCTTCTGACTAAACTAAAGAAAGCAGCCCGCGAAACGGGTATCCGCGACATTGCCATTGCCGGGGGCGTATCGGCCAACAGCGGCCTTCGCAGCGCGCTGACCCGGATGGGTACTGAACTGGACTGGAACGTGTACGTACCACGCTTTGAGTATTGTACCGACAATGCTGCCATGATTGCGATGGCTGCGCAATTCAAGTATGAACAGGGCGATTTCACCCCGCAAACCGTCAGCCCCATTCCGAGAATGAGCTTTTAA